Genomic window (Syngnathus typhle isolate RoL2023-S1 ecotype Sweden linkage group LG19, RoL_Styp_1.0, whole genome shotgun sequence):
CGACGATGCCGTTGGAGAAGGGCCCGTCCCCCTGGACGTCCCGCTTGTCGGCATAGATTAACCTCTGGAAGATCTAACGCACAATACCGGAtggtgacttcttttttttttctcgtcagcCGTACGGGCGGACGGATAGCATAGCCCTTACCTTGACTCGCTCCTCGAACGGAACGACAAAAGGGAGCTCGGTGAGGATAGCCAGATGTCTCTCCTCCGACACGGACAGCTGTGGAGGCTCAGAGCCCACTGCAAAGTGCACGCAAAAATAGGAACAATCATTCCCATTTGATAGGAAAAATAACATTGACTTACGTAAAGTACACGGCTGTGTACGGCCCGTGTGCTGCTTTCAATGGAGCTGTCCATCCGCCACTCATCCATTAAAGTGACGTTTGTTTTCAACCAACCTCCACATTTAGAAGCCAAAATAGCAAAACTCCTCACTTGGACTCCACTCCAGCTCAATTAGTCAGTCCAATCTGCATTTTCTGTCTTTGAGTAGAAATACCGCCTCCGTCAGGGCGCTCGATATATCGCTCGTACATCAGCTCGGGGGAGGACGaccaagagtgtgtgtgtgtgtgggggggtgggtggggggtatCCATTTGAGAAAATGAGAAAAGGAGCGAGCAAACAGCAGGAGCAGATGTGGCCGAGTTCAGCAGGTACTTTCAGGCTAATTGAATGGAGGCCATACAGCCTGGGAGTGACATTAGGCAGCTCATACACACATTGTTATCAGCTTGTTTTCACACAATGCAGTcgtcacacgcgcgcacgcacacacacatctgggcaCTTTTCTTACTATTATAGAGGCCTGGCTATGTTGTCGTGACCCTATGTAACGAGACAAGACTCAATATGATCCATTCAAATAATTCATATATTTTTACTGATAAAATTCTGGAAAGGGAAATCATTTCTAAAGAAACGGTTCTGCTGTTCCACTCCAGGCCTCTAGGTGGCAACAATGCCTAATGCATTTGGATTGGCATTCAATGAATCCTCTCCCTAAGATGCCAATGTAATGTCATGTAAATGCAATGTGGGCCTGAAAGGATAGGTTTGGTGTATTTACAGTtcagatgaaaaaaacaacaacatagtaCCGTCCAGTGTTGATTGGAGCGGTCCGATGCGACCCATCCTTCTGGTTCTCCACACGTGTCGAGCAGACGGCACGTAGAGCTGCGTGACCTGAGCGTGGAAATGAGCGTGACCGTTGGCGTGATTTtctcaaacaaaaatgaaagaaatgacTTTTGATCAAAGCAACGCTACCTTATCGGCTCGAATGTTGACCTCCTGAGAGAGCCAGTGTTCCGATGGGCAGAAGGGTCGGCGGATGTCGCGAGCCTTCAACATTTTCACCAAGTTTGTGATGACCTGGTTGAGTGCATACATGGAACGATGAGAGTTGGAAAACGTTGCAGTAAAAAGGTAGAGTCAAAGTTGGCTGGTTTGTCATTCGCTTTGTTTCGTTTGCTATTTGCTTCCACAGCAAAGACAAAAGTACGGCCAACTAAAGGTTCCTGCAATCGAGGTTGACGACAACCGCCGTTTCACCTCAGCGCACAAAGGCCCCTTTAACGAGTTCTTCCGTCCCGCCATAAGGGAGCATTTCCATAGAAGGCAAATGGAAGAGTTCTCCCCTAAAGAGCGTCATTTTCATAGGACGCCAATCAATCGTACAGAGTGCAAAACGCTGTCAACGGAGCGTGCCGTGGCTAGCCCCCGACTCCCACAATGAATAAGCATTCCTTAATCAGCCCATCGGGTTAAGTGCCAGCCTTAATGGGCCTTTCCCAAACTCCGTCATGACACGCTTCTCCAAACATGGCCAAGAGGAAAGTTCCATTAGCAATATTAATACAAGCTTAGTTGATCATTTTCATTCAATTAGCTTCTTTCAATTAAATGGATAGCTCGACAATGGGGGCGATAAAAGATgggaagggagggaggcagggagggagggaggcagggaggaagggaggcagggagggagggacgatgACACCAAGCAAACATTAGCGTGTTAGGGGTCGGCGGCCACTGTAAATCCCAGCACTCAATTtggaaaatgcacttttttaaTGGGTCCTTTTAGCTGACAAGAGGCCTTTGAGCGGATCTTTTATGAAAACCAAGCCCCTTCTCAGGTATTCGTCCACCTTCCTTCCCAGGAGTCACTTTCTACATTGCCAGCCAGCGGCAAGGTCGCGTAATGACTTTTTTCGCGTAATTAGAGTGAGCGAGGCGCAAAGGGGAGGGCATATTTTCCATCTCATTTGCTTGAGGTAAATAGCCAGCACACGACCTTTACAGCTGCTCCCCCATTCATTGCTTTCTGCTTGATTTCCACTGGCGCACATGTGCCGCTTCTACCTTAAAGAGCTGCACCCAGCGTTTCTGCTCGGCCTGGATGCGCTGCTGCACCTCGGCGTTGGTCTTGACGCCCACGCTGCGGAAGGCCGCCATGTACTCCTCGCGGTGCTCCGTCTTGGTCTCCGGGTAGGCCAGCTTGATGATGCCGAGGCACGCGTCCCTCAGGCAGCGGGACAGAGTCACCAGCTCCAAAAGTGTGAAAGGCATCGTTGACAACTGGGTCTGCTGACCTGTAGCGTTTTTCCAATCATGACAACATTGCCAAAGATCGTGCAAAATGCGGCGAGTCAGAGAACACGCACCTTCCGCTTCGTGCTCAAAAAACTCGCTGTCGTGCACGGAGATGAGCGAGTGGCTGAAGAGGGAGCTGAAGAGGTAGAAGAGCGGAATGATGCGGTTGGAGTCTTCGTAGGACATGGGCGAGCCTCTGGAGATCAGCTGCAGCAGCGGAACCATGGAGCTGGTGAAGAAGGACAGACGGAGAGGACATCTCAGTTTGCCGCAATTGCGCTGGGATTTTAGGGCCGCTCCCAAAGCTCACCCGGTAATCATTTTGGTCGTCATGGAGGTGATCAGGTGCCAGAGATGCCGTAGGAACCGTGCGTTGAAGGCTAAACTGTACAGAAGTCTGCGGGAGAGCAAAAGGAAGGCGGGGCGGGGGGGTTCAAGCATTCAATGTCAACATTCATCATTTAACAAGCCGGCCAGAACAACTGTAAAGAGACCCTCGCTTAGCCgagaaataaatgacattgttcaCTATCGTGGAATCTTCTCGGCCTCCCCTCTCCAAAGGGAAATGAAATGAGCCATTAAGCTTTATTTCGGCGAGGCACCTTCCATTAGTAAACTAGTTGCTGCTGGCGGTCATAAACAGCCTCTGCGGCTTCCTGCTGGAGCCCCATTTCACTTAATGGCcaatgggggggcggggggatcAATTGGAGACAATGGAGGCCGGAGCAGAAGGCCCTTGCCGTGACCTCCCTCACGCTCGCGGAGAATGACATGAGAACACAGAGGAGGGCCCCCGCATACCTCGCGCGCCGAGGTGTGAAGCGGCTCATTGTTCACGGCCTGCGTGTGTACGCTCCTAAAGTGCATGGCATGTCATGAGCAGGTGACCATATAAGCAGGCCAAATTGAAGAGGCGTGCCTCCAGCTAATTTACGGCCTCTCGGTCAGCCGTCAAATACTTGCATTCCGAAGCTTGGATTATTCTCGTCCTCAGACTGTAGAAGTAAAAGCCCCAAAAGACAATCGATAATTCCATTTGTGCAGGCAACAATGGATGAATTTGAACAGGGCTGTGGAGACTTTTCAGATCATCTCTCTCAGTGTAGAGGGAGCGAGAACAGGTGTTGATCGAAATGACGCTGCTCAAATTCCCCCTCTCCCATCAAGCGATTCAATGGCCGCTCGGAGCTGACCCCGATAAGGAGGGCTTGAAAAATGGTCCGCGGCCCGCCACGCGCCATCTGTCTACGCTACAAGGCTCTGGAGAGAAGCTCAGGGAGGAGAGTGATGCGTGCGGCGGGCTCATAACAAGCCGTGGCACGGGTGTTTGATTGAAATGGGAAACAAAGCACTAAATGCCAGCTGACGTGCTGATTTACAGCCCGCCCGAACCCCCAAAGCCCCTTTTCAATCACCGAATGAACCACTAATAAACAAAGTCAAAAAGGGGTGGGGAGgggcaaagaaagaaagaaaaaaaaaacaacagcgtgATAAATCACGGCGGGAGAGATCCTTTTATTCCACAGGTCGGAAGTGTCGAAGAGAAACCGCCGTTTGCTTTTCTCTCCGCTCGGGCTTTCAAAGCGGTTCATATCCAATGCTAACCATCAAAATGGCATTAGAGAACGGGCGAGGGGATCATTAGAAAAGCAATTCCAATCTATTATCGGCTTTTAATCGCGCTGCGACTTTGCGCATATTTGATGAAAAACGCAAGGTTGGCAAGACAAATTCAGAAagccactcctcctcctcctcctcctcctttagtGGATCAGCACAGTAAATCAAGAGCAGGATGCAATTTGCTCCCCTTAGCCTCTTGTAAAGCTATCCCGTCCACTCTCGCAGTGATTCATCTTCTTCGGCCAGCTAATTGTTTTGTACAGATATCCAATAATGATGAAAGACCAAGGGCGGGATTTatggcaaaaaaattaaaggcatTAACGGAGCGCACTTGAAATTCTACCGGAGAGGCAAAATCTACAATTAGGAGTCGACCGTCTTGCTCAAATTGTAAATTTTAAGCGCGGACACATAATACGATCGTTGTCGTAATCCTTTTCACTATCTCAACATACGGatggaatgggaaaaaaaagaaataaaacggcTTAGGCAATTTTTTCCTGGCCTCCATTTTGAGTCAGGTTCTGCTACTGTAAATTaaaaacttttttccccctagTTAATGTATATTCTCAatattaatgtgtgtgtgtgtgtatatatattcatatatatatatatatatatatatatatatatattcttttttctCCCTATCTCAAATTTTCTGAATCCGCATCCCTCTACACACTTATCCTCACTTGGTTTCGACTAAGTGCGCACAGTTTAACTAAAGCACACACCTACAAATTGGGGGGCTTTTACTAATGATTAACCGGTGCAGGTTGACCAAGCACGAAGCCTCAAACGCAGGTAggtcaggcaggcagccaggcaacCAGCACCTCTGACATCCTGGCCCTCATGTAATCAGCCTCCCGAGAAGAGGTAATTGCCCTCATCCAGCCCTGACAGCTTGGCGGACATCTTCTGCTTCCTGTCGCCGCTTGTAAATGCCAGCGAGATGCGCTCGGCCAGCGGATGGATGCCCTACCTTCTGCTCTCTTTGCAGACGGCCAGCGGGCGGATGGATGCCCTACCTTGCGCTCTCTTTGCAAACGGCCAGCGGACAAATGCCCTACCTCTCTCAAATGACACTTACATGTTACGGTGCTAATTGTACAAATGCAAATGGCGTTTAAGCGTTTCTTAATACTGGAAAAAAAGGTTTGAATATTGACCATTCCGTTACAGGTTGGGAAAAAACAGAAGTCCCAGACACCCATTTGAACCTTTTGTGGGATACTGCAAATTCACTCACCTGACTTTGGGAACCAGGAGGCGATGCTGCACCATGAGCGTGTGACAGATGGACGCCATCATGGTGAACACTTCCTCACTGGCCGAGTCCCTCCACACCAGGTTGAGTAGCGTGTTGGTCTGTTGTTTGGTGTCCAGCTTGCGCACGCATTCCTCAGTGATCAGCTGCACGGAGATGCGACTGTCATCCTAAGGGGCCAAGAGGGAGTTCGTTCCGGTTAAGTTGACAAAGGTTGGCCGCGTGCGTGCCACACGCACACCGTGTGCTTATGGTACCTTCGCGGGCAGCGGGTGGATATCGGCGTCAGAGTCATCCTCGGAGTCGCTGCCCACCTCGGGCCGGTTGCAGCTCTCGCTCACGGGCAACAGGGGCAGCAATGTCCGCAGAGCGCTTAAATACAGCAGCAGGCCTTCCTCCGATAGCGAACCTGCCAAACCAACGGTGGCAGGTCAACGGACAGATGTGACGACGGCTGACGGAATCCACTCGACGGCTACGCACCCAGGCAGTTCTCTCCTGCAGAGAGGACAAAGTAAAATATCCAGGGTGCGCGATTCTGGGCGATGGGGGAAGAAGCGACGGTGTTCCGGAGGGAGCCGAGGAAGGCCTCGAAGGGGAAGGCCAGCCGGGGGTCGGACAGGGCCGGGATGAAGAAGTGAAAGATCTGCTCCGTGAAGGGCGCCGAAATGAACTCCTCAGTGAAGGCGGCAAAGACAAAGTGCCTGCAAGACAATGGCAGATGAGCTCCACTTTAAAAAGTTGCTTggaccagcaaaaaaaaaaaaagaaccaattGGGAATGAAAATGAGGGGCACACTTTATGATGTGCGGACCAGGTTGATCAGTCTGCTAAGCGAGCGCTCGGCTATTATGTCAGCAAACGGAGCTGCTTTGTGCGGCTCACATCTGGCGAGCCCCCGTCACTCCCAAGTCACATAATGAGCTGTcggactgcgtgtgtgtgtacacaagtTCCTCTCGCTCCCGCCTTGCTTTTCTTCAAAGAAGAAAAGGAGAACCCTGGACGTTTGCTCATAAGAATGTCTCCGACGCAAGGCAAACAGTCGCGAGACGACTTGAGGGCAGGGGGGTGAATTTTACAGCTTGTTGTAAATGGACTTAAGTGTTGACTCCAGGAGTAAAAGAATATGAAAAAAAGAAGCCCCACCCAGCTTGTCGTACCTGGCGCCCGCTGTGCAGGAGGAGTAGCTAAAGTGCAAAGGTTTGAGGATGTGTTCCAATAGTGTGCTTGCCAAGGGAATAGAAGGAGAGTCACTGTACTCCAAACTCGGAGGGAGTCGGTGAGTCACCAAAATGTACAGCGACCTGTAATATCCTGAGAAAGGACGACAACACATGAGATGTTTACAAAGATTTCATTTCGGGTAGttggcgcacgcacgcacgcacggatgGACGGGACTGTCGCCGCTTGCTTACCTTTCTGGATCATATAGTGCAAAATCTGCTCCACCGTTGACGCCACACGGTTGGCGTCAGCCAAGACGGGCAAGTAGACTCTCTCCGACGAGAAGATCTCCAACATGCGCATGGGAACGGCCACATTTAAGCTGTCGTCACCGCAGTTCTGCAGGAGTCTGGTTGGGAAAACATTGGAGATATTATCGAGTGGTTTTAATGAAGTTGCACATTCatttgggaaaaagaaaaaaagaaaaaaaacgcctAGAGCAGAGATTCAAAACCGGAATGTCGAACTTGGTGAGCACTAATG
Coding sequences:
- the ube3c gene encoding ubiquitin-protein ligase E3C, which translates into the protein MFSFEGDFKTRPKVSLGGASKKEAKASLLHRTQEERRKREDDRKRLKNAILIQSYVRGYQDLKRQYAIQRAHFDVCANQTQPVLEAPTLSLLSRQLIFFYRQSVDAHRLIWLCQNLVKHNCQFVKLLVGPHRQTCMFQIKRLLGFCCRLLQNCGDDSLNVAVPMRMLEIFSSERVYLPVLADANRVASTVEQILHYMIQKGYYRSLYILVTHRLPPSLEYSDSPSIPLASTLLEHILKPLHFSYSSCTAGARHFVFAAFTEEFISAPFTEQIFHFFIPALSDPRLAFPFEAFLGSLRNTVASSPIAQNRAPWIFYFVLSAGENCLGSLSEEGLLLYLSALRTLLPLLPVSESCNRPEVGSDSEDDSDADIHPLPAKDDSRISVQLITEECVRKLDTKQQTNTLLNLVWRDSASEEVFTMMASICHTLMVQHRLLVPKVRLLYSLAFNARFLRHLWHLITSMTTKMITGSMVPLLQLISRGSPMSYEDSNRIIPLFYLFSSLFSHSLISVHDSEFFEHEAEGQQTQLSTMPFTLLELVTLSRCLRDACLGIIKLAYPETKTEHREEYMAAFRSVGVKTNAEVQQRIQAEQKRWVQLFKVITNLVKMLKARDIRRPFCPSEHWLSQEVNIRADKVTQLYVPSARHVWRTRRMGRIGPLQSTLDVGSEPPQLSVSEERHLAILTELPFVVPFEERVKIFQRLIYADKRDVQGDGPFSNGIVVTIRRNYIYEDAYDKLSPENEPDLKKRIRVHLLNAHGLDEAGIDGGGIFREFLNELLKSGFNPNQGMFKTTNEGLLYPNPAAETLVGESFARHYYFLGRILGKALYENMLVELPFASFFLSKLLGTSADVDIHHLASLDPEMYRNLLFLKSYEGDVEELGLNFTVVNNDLGEAQVVELKLGGKDIPVTTANRIAYIHLVADYRLNKQIRPHCLAFRQGLANVVNLEWLRMFDQQEIQVLISGAHVPICLDDLKKFTNYSGGYTATHPVIQIFWEVVEGFTDEEKRKLLKFVTSCSRPPLLGFKELYPAFCVHNGGTDLDRLPTASTCMNLLKLPEFYSQHQMRNKLLYAIESSSGFELS